One Oncorhynchus keta strain PuntledgeMale-10-30-2019 chromosome 11, Oket_V2, whole genome shotgun sequence DNA window includes the following coding sequences:
- the LOC118390756 gene encoding uncharacterized protein LOC118390756: MPPLPLDERIVVIQRPKNLALPGSSPQPHSHITAHSNKLLSRPSHPHPPQSYPNPPSSNSLSLECKRRSSSHLQKTKVDKAIVSEGTRHTPSHCHSNGTVTLGPSPHQHTHTIDIKLSVNKGTKGVGHSNSLVRSGSVKGSKKRVSLRLDPGYGEKNTGGTSGKPGGAVQQLQNHPQNQRQASPGSHHQNNLSVSPGGVLEFVPSQRQQSKSRREKVQNVSSKVCSASFPPRGAREVPYVGNKENSKLGPVHQNPNPHSLPGHHNSVPVPHAAVLNSHYPAPPPSHHPRAPTSFQQPLNQSRPSRGRDHRPQILHGLPLSPCSSRGGFPSPDHTCTIDFSHPFSCGCWKLVRCRGARGRSAGCQRGGGSPSSSFSCGHSHGVVGVNHRGGAAMGLRTLGGCLSTASTTNTSSSNSTVSDCRTGLLRPLRCASCSGEAGAFESPAAFRKKLVGGCLPCTPLSSSAPLRALQSCVSGCNPKASQAGSSTCSYCSSDPIVVTFNPRRGGKPPGMGRGVGAGPPMGVFPTDDDDYSVRTIWPEELAKKMTGSKTQQNQQSCAGMGMGVGKTSVGQNQNSSNGTSPVTLDCRNLLEFTRNQITDHAGRRRLQQGKMAVLDFIGSGPGRDPDQDSLKRLWNKGGESGKVDGMGQEGNITYPRTPSPCTPSPQSPPSFSPPPSAPSTLLKPKPRQRDADGRHSLPSAQSLHLVLNSLNREQDEESGRVHLTLPLSSSLPASLSDENGMTPDVENAVVSPILPFLFLGNERDAQDLDLLLRLNIGYVVNVTTHLPLYHLGSGLVRYKRLPATDNSKQNLRQYFEEVFEFIEEAHQSGRGVLIHCQAGVSRSATIVIAYLMKHTLMTMTDAYKYVRGRRPVVSPNLNFMGQLLEFERDLNSGVTPRILTPKLSGLETQV; encoded by the exons ATGCCTCCACTCCCTCTTGACGAGCGCATAGTGGTTATTCAGCGCCCTAAAAACTTGGCCCTACCTGGGTCCTCCCCACAGCCCCACTCCCATATAACAGCCCATAGCAACAAACTTCTCTCCCGCCCTTCTCATCCCCACCCTCCTCAGTCCTACCCCAATCCTCCCTCCTCGAACTCACTGTCTTTGGAATGCAAGCGCAGATCATCATCCCATCTGCAGAAAACCAAGGTCGACAAGGCCATTGTCTCAGAGGGTACCAGACACACCCCTAGCCACTGTCACAGCAACGGGACAGTGACTCTTGGCCCTagtccacaccaacacacacatacgatCGACATCAAGTTATCTGTGAACAAAGGAACAAAAGGAGTGGGGCACAGCAACTCTTTAGTTCGCAGTGGGAGTGTGAAGGGGAGCAAAAAAAGGGTTTCGTTGCGCTTGGATCCAGGATACGGGGAGAAAAACACTGGAGGAACATCAGGGAAGCCTGGAGGAGCAGTGCAGCAACTCCAAAACCACCCACAGAACCAGAGACAAGCCTCACCAGGCAGTCACCATCAGAATAATCTGTCTGTGTCCCCGGGAGGAGTCTTAGAGTTTGTCCCATCTCAGAGACAGCAGTCCAAGTCCAGAAGAGAGAAGGTGCAGAACGTGTCCTCCAAAGTCTGCTCTGCCAGCTTCCCCCCCAGAGGTGCCCGGGAAGTGCCCTACGTGGGTAACAAAGAGAATTCCAAACTGGGACCTGTCCATCAAAACCCCAACCCCCACAGCCTGCCCGGCCACCACAACTCTGTCCCTGTGCCCCATGCCGCTGTTCTAAACTCCCACTACcctgccccccctccctcccaccaccccCGTGCTCCTACCTCGTTTCAGCAACCCCTCAACCAGTCTCGTCCATCCCGCGGCAGGGACCATCGTCCTCAGATCCTCCACGGcctacccctctccccctgttcctccCGTGGAGGTTtccccagcccagaccacaccTGTACCATCGACTTCTCCCATCCCTTCAGCTGTGGCTGCTGGAAGCTGGTCCGCTGCAGGGGGGCCAGGGGACGTTCTGCTGGCTGCCAGAGGGGTGGGGGGAGTCCgtcttcctctttctcctgtgGCCACAGCCACGGGGTTGTAGGTGTGAACCACAGAGGGGGCGCAGCAATGGGATTAAGAACTCTTGGGGGATGTTTGTCCACAGCCTCCACCACCAACACCTCATCCTCCAACAGCACTGTGTCGGACTGCCGCACGGGCTTGCTTAGACCCCTGCGATGTGCCTCCTGCTCCGGGGAGGCTGGCGCCTTTGAGAGTCCTGCTGCATTCCGCAAAAAACTGGTGGGGGGATGCCTGCCCTGTACCCCATTATCCTCCTCAGCCCCGCTGCGAGCCTTACAGAGTTGTGTGAGTGGCTGCAACCCCAAAGCCAGTCAGGCCGGCAGCTCTACCTGCAGCTATTGTAGCAGCGACCCTATAGTTGTCACCTTCAACCCCCGTCGGGGCGGCAAGCCCCCTGGTATGGGCAGGGGTGTAGGGGCAGGGCCCCCCATGGGAGTATTccccactgatgatgatgattacaGCGTGCGCACAATCTGGCCTGAGGAGCTGGCGAAAAAGATGACCGGGTCTAAAACCCAACAGAACCAGCAGAGCTGTgcagggatggggatgggagTGGGGAAGACAAGTGTGGGTCAGAACCAAAACAGCAGCAACGGAACCAGCCCTGTCACCCTGGACTGTAGGAACCTATTGGAGTTCACCCGGAATCAGATAACAGACCACGCTGGCCGACGCCGGCTTCAGCAGGGCAAGATGGCCGTCCTAGATTTTATTGGGTCTGGGCCTGGGCGAGATCCAGACCAGGACTCCCTAAAGAGGCTCTGGAACAAAGGTGGGGAGTCAGGCAAGGTGGATGGCATGGGGCAGGAAGGCAATATTACATACCCTCGCACCCCTTCCCCCTGCACCCCCTCTCCCcaatcccctccctccttctcacccccaccGTCAGCTCCCAGCACTCTCCTCAAACCCAAacccagacagagagatgcagacgGACGCCATTCCCTCCCCTCCGCCCAGTCCCTTCACCTGGTCCTCAACTCACTCAACAGAGAGCAGGACGAAGAGAGCGGCAGAG TGCACCTCACTCTGCCGCTCTCCTCCTCGCTACCGGCTTCCCTGTCAGATGAGAATGGGATGACCCCTGACGTGGAGAATGCGGTGGTCAGCCCCATCCTACCATTCCTCTTCCTGGGCAACGAGAGGGATGCCCAGGACCTGGACCTGCTGCTGCGACTCAACATCGGCTACGTAGTCAACGTCACCACACACCTGCCCCTCTACCACCTCGGCTCCGGCCTGGTACGCTACAAACGGCTACCGGCTACCGACAACAGCAAGCAGAACCTACGACAGTACTTTGAGGAGGTGTTTGAGTTCATCG AGGAGGCTCACCAGAGTGGGCGAGGAGTGTTGATTCACTGTCAAGCGGGCGTGTCCCGTTCGGCAACCATCGTCATCGCCTACCTGATGAAGCACACCCTTATGACCATGACTGATGCCTACAAGTATGTGCGTGGCCGTCGTCCTGTGGTGTCTCCCAACCTCAACTTCATGGGTCAGCTACTGGAGTTTGAGAGGGACCTCAACTCCGGGGTCACTCCTCGCATCCTGACCCCCAAACTCAGCGGCCTGGAGACCCAGGTCTGA